In Cicer arietinum cultivar CDC Frontier isolate Library 1 chromosome 7, Cicar.CDCFrontier_v2.0, whole genome shotgun sequence, a single window of DNA contains:
- the LOC101502801 gene encoding uncharacterized protein, producing the protein MGNCASFDSTQQEDTAKVVIHDGTMQEFSYPVKVSYLLQLYPSCFICDSDELQFDDVVLPMPEDEVLSLGQLYFALPLTRLKRPLQAVEIAALAVKANSALNRTGTVGDKCGFRRKQIVMFSGEGKGKPCRRVVPETGNNVAVSIVRSRSGRRSNFGGGRGKFMAALSAIPE; encoded by the coding sequence atgGGTAATTGTGCTTCCTTCGATTCTACGCAGCAGGAAGATACAGCAAAGGTTGTTATACACGACGGTACGATGCAAGAATTCTCCTACCCGGTTAAGGTTTCTTATCTTTTACAATTATACCCATCGTGTTTCATTTGCGATTCTGACGAATTGCAATTCGACGACGTCGTTTTACCCATGCCAGAAGATGAGGTCTTGAGTCTCGGTCAACTTTATTTTGCTTTGCCGTTGACTCGCTTGAAACGCCCTTTACAGGCGGTGGAGATTGCTGCGTTGGCCGTGAAAGCTAACTCCGCGCTTAATAGGACTGGTACCGTCGGAGACAAATGTGGGTTTCGTCGGAAACAGATTGTCATGTTTTCGGGAGAAGGGAAAGGTAAGCCTTGCCGGAGAGTGGTGCCGGAAACTGGAAATAATGTTGCTGTTAGTATTGTAAGGTCGAGAAGTGGAAGACGGAGTAATTTTGGCGGTGGTAGGGGGAAGTTTATGGCGGCGTTGAGTGCTATACCGGAGTAG
- the LOC101503121 gene encoding uncharacterized protein, producing MGNCASFDSTQQEDTAKVVIHDGTMQEFSYPVKVSYLLQLYPSCFICDSDELQFDDVVLPMPEDEVLSLGQLYFALPLTRLKSPLQAVEIAALAVKANSALNRTGTVGDKCGFRRKQIVMFSGEGKGKPCRRVVPETGNNVAVSIVRSRSGRRSNFGGGRGKFMAALSAIPE from the coding sequence atgGGTAATTGTGCTTCCTTCGATTCTACGCAGCAGGAAGATACAGCAAAGGTTGTTATACACGACGGTACGATGCAAGAATTCTCCTACCCGGTTAAGGTTTCTTATCTTTTACAATTATACCCATCGTGTTTCATTTGCGATTCTGACGAATTGCAATTCGACGACGTCGTTTTACCCATGCCAGAAGATGAGGTCTTGAGTCTCGGTCAACTTTATTTTGCTTTGCCGTTGACTCGCTTGAAAAGCCCTTTACAGGCGGTGGAGATTGCTGCGTTGGCCGTGAAAGCTAACTCCGCGCTTAATAGGACTGGTACCGTCGGAGACAAATGTGGGTTTCGTCGGAAACAGATTGTCATGTTTTCGGGAGAAGGGAAAGGTAAGCCTTGCCGGAGAGTGGTGCCGGAAACTGGAAATAATGTTGCTGTTAGTATTGTAAGGTCGAGAAGTGGAAGACGGAGTAATTTTGGCGGTGGTAGGGGGAAGTTTATGGCGGCGTTGAGTGCTATACCGGAGTAG